In Zingiber officinale cultivar Zhangliang chromosome 3A, Zo_v1.1, whole genome shotgun sequence, the DNA window GGTGTTTATTTTTCAACCATATGATCGTTGACATGAATGTCATGCCCTTTGTTTTCATCTTCACTCTAGTTTAATTCCATTTTGATTCTCTTCTCAAAATGTTGATTGCTAATGTTATTAGCTGCTCTTAGAAGTTGCAAGCATATCACAATAGGTCATAAAATAAATTCATTTTTTCCATGTTGTCTGTATTTTTCTTCTACACTAATTTTTAGATTACAATTTGTTTcttctaataaaatttattattattgtgaCCTCTCAGTAATTACTGTTGGTGTAGTTGGCACTAatgattaaatctaaattttggtaaatgacaaatagattaaagttaaatgTGTTGTGTATATAACCTctctaccaagtgtgtaggacttgACTAGTTTGACACCAtgctgaaatccaactaggtctagAGGACATGATAACTAGTATAAAAGTCTAGATAGATCAAGAAATGATCTGATATCTGGCGAAAAGTTCAGATGGATCTGCGAGACATGACAGCTGACCAAAGTCCAGTTGTgtatgcggacctgacaactaacgggaagacctggtggaccgAAGTAAAGTCAAGCGATTCTGCATGGTAGGTAAGGTAattcactggaggagagtgatctagtgagaATGAGTCCCTTTTAGGGACTTTATGTGCAGGTCTAGTTTAGGTtaattttggatccctaaactgagaccttgactagatcctgatcttggACAGACAAGGCCTAATTAATATTGCTATTTTATAAttatactaactctattttgcaggttagATATTTCCTTGttgaactaacatattttgcaagagaaaaaagattaagaaactTCTGGTGAACAATACTCGAGGCGCCTCTTatgctgttggaggcacctcgaaaGCATTGGTCAAAGGCCCCGCATAAAAGGGCACAAAGGCACCTTCTATGCGAAGGAAGGCGCCATGAAGCTTGGCGCCGAAGGCACCTCAGAGGGCTTTGAAGCCGCCTTCGGTTGGATAAGGCAGAAGGCTTCGTCGACGATAAGAGCCGACTTTTTGGGGATATATTTTGAGGTTAAAGGCGTCTCCaatggcattggaggcgcctccagtcctCTTTAAAAGACTGTTCGACCACCTcttgagacacaacatctatatGTGATCATTTGAGATTCTGGTTGCTCCGACTTCGTCCTCCCGCTATGCTACAACGCTGCTAAGCCCTACTACTACTGAGAAGTCGTCCGACACCAAACTCGATCCAAGAATCTTCATGTGTAGGGTAACGAAAgtgtttttaattatttaattactgCATTAAGGAAAGTGTAGGCTGTTACACTTGCCCTTCTGTTAttattgtactcgattccctcttctagTGGTTCCGAAAGAGGTTTATTATGGATTACCCGTCGATACGATATGAGGGATTGTGGGTCTTGGACTAGAAGTCggcaaaggctccgaaccaagtaactcctcaagTTCTTAATTTTTTTGGTTTCTGATTTACCTTATTTCCTCTACATACTCgttttcaaaactaaaaaaaaacaacttttttaaaactatgtgattcaccccctccctctcctcACGTGCGTAACGATCCTATAATTACTTCTTAATAGTGCTTTAAGATTTGTGTGTAGATGTAATTTTATGAACCTTTTCCCATCACCCCTCCATCCTAACTTTCTATCCAAGTAAATAGAGCCTAAAGATCTTGCGCAAGTCCTAGAGGATGTTAATGAATGGTTGGACCTTGGATTGTTAGGGAAGTAAGATTTTTGAGAATGTGCTCTACTTTCATAGGTTTATAAGCGATGATGATGTGTGACAAGCTTCAAGGAACTAGATGATGAAGGTTTATGGTAATAGAAGGGGACGAGTCAAACACATACTTCAACTTCCATGCATGATCTTTTCAGTCTAAAATATAAATATGGTATACCATACCATACTAGACGTGAAACTATTCTTCATTCATAATAAGAGCAAATATACAAATCTAATCCCCTGCATATCGAAAATAATCCTTAAAATCTTAACTGACTTACAAATAGACCAAGCAATTGTTGCATCCTATCAGCAtacttttctatttctttcctttctccaTAGTTCAGTAAACATATTTTGCtgtggattttattttattttaatttatttactttGAGATGGTTTCTTTTGCTTGCTGATTTTTCTTGTTTGTTGTTCATGGTAATTTCAACTGTGGCAAGATGAGAGATTACAATCATACACAGCAAGATCATTCTTCTCCTGGCTTAGCAAGAATTGAAAAGCAACCATCTTACTCTGCTCATTACAATTTAGAGATAATCTATGAACACATTTATTTCTCATGCATCATTATATTAACATTGTATATTGTCTTCCATTTCAAGCAAAAAAACAGTTTTACAATTTCCCTTTGACTCATGAATTTGTATTTGTCATCTCATGTTAAATGATGAAAAGTGGAAAATATGAGGTATCAACAATAACTTTTATCTAGAGCTCAATGATGGAGTAATGGAATAAATTGCATTAGAAGGCAGTAGAAATTGAGACAAAAGGGCACTTACAGTGGGATTGATCCTGACCACTGGAAGCTTAACCACCTGAGCTAACAGAAGGTAGCCACTTCATTGAGTTTCATCCTGGTCAATTAAAATGTTGGCTGCAAATTATATTGTTAATTTTGATTAATGGCATTAGAAAGTGGAAAAATAGATAATTAGCGTGCACCATTCTATGGCCGAGGTCGGCATGCATCACAGAAAATCTACTTCTGTAGAGGTTTTATTGATTCTACAAAAGTAGGTATCATTGCACCACGATACaaagggatagagaaaatgcaaCATAGCTCAAACTGTCGTTGAATTTGCAGCTAAAGAATGCCAGGTTTAGGCAAATAGCTTGACTAACACAACTTTCTACTCAGTAGCGTTCTTCAGTCTACTTATATATGATGAACATCATGAATTATGATATGCAAGTTTCTGACAACTGTGGTTGAATAACAAAGAACAATATTATTCTATCTCTTTACCACCCTGGCTTGATGATTCTGGATTGTCGTTCCTCGCAGTCCAGGTGTTGTCATTACCAAACTCAGAGATAGCTTCTCCTTTCGGTTTTGGTTCAGTTGTGTCTTGAAAGATACTACTGCCAGTGTTTTTCTCTTCGGAAAAATTGTCTCGCTCAACTACTGTTTCTAAGTTCTCATTGTTATTTGATGAGTTTCCACTTTCAGTACCAGCATTATGATCCTCAGAGGTACTATCACCTTTAGATTCATGTGCATCCTggttatattttgaatttatcttttcttcttcagCATTATAGTTGGCACCAGGATTTTCTAAATTCCCATTGTTATTGGATGAGTTCCCACTTTCATTGCCAGCACTTTGATCCTCAGAGATACTATTTCCTTTAGATTCTAGTGTTTCTTCAACATCATTTTTAGCAGCATCAGAAGAATGCTCGTCAAGGGATTTGACTGCATCAATAAACTCATTGTCCGTTAACACCCCATTTTCTTCTTTCGGGAGGGATACGCTTCCATCACCTGAGCTTGCAATGGTCGTCGTATCCTCCGAACTATTTTCACTACTACCTTCGGTTTCTGGTTGAACCCCTCCCCGAGAATCAATTGCCTCCTTTTCAACTTCAGAACCATTTTCGCTACCACCATCTGTCTCTAATTTGGTCTCTCCAAGGATCTCAACTGTCTccttttcaacttcagaaataatTTCATTGCTACCTTCTGTCTCCAATTTGGCCGCTCCATGAGTATCAATCGCCTCCTTTTCAACTTCAGAATTATTTTCACTACCATGAATATCGGTTGTCTCCTTTTCAACTTCAGAGTCGTTTTCACTACTAGTTTCTGCCTCTAATTTAACATCTTCTTGAGAATCAATTGCTTCCTTTTCCACTTCAGAACTAACTTCACCGCCACCTTCTGTCTCTAATTTAACCTCTTCATTCAATTTGATGGTCTCTTTTTCAACTTTGTCGGCGTTCACTCCACCGTCTGATTGATCCTCGGAGCTCGAAATCCTTTCTTCTTCAGaatttgatgcttgaatggtATCTTCTTTTGCTCCATCAAGAGAGACTAACTCACTTCCGTTATCAGACTTATCTTCTTCATTTCTCCCCTCATTTTGATCCATTGAGCTTGCATTATCTGATTCACCAGAAAGCTCTAGGGCATTCTCTTTATCTTTAGTTCTTTCACTAGCCACATCTTCGTTGCTATCACTCAAATCATTACTCTCCTCCTTGATGTTGAATTGTTCTTCGACTTCAGTATGGCCAGTATTTGAAATATCTTCAGCGGTCTCGTCAAGGTCAGGTTTATGGCCATCTACGATGACCACGTTCTCTGATCCTGCTTTCCCCTTGCGACCGAAGTCGACGTCTTCTTCAGGGTCAAAGCTGATTTGGGGAGTTTCAGTTTGCTCATTCTTGCTAAAATGATTAATCAACCATACAGCAGCTCCTAAAAGCAAGGCTATCTGTATTCCTCTCTTCACTTTCGACTCTCTATTTTGTGAGTTTCGACTACTTGACTGCTGAAACATATTATAATATCTGCAAACAAACTGAAAGTTAGGCAATCGAAAATCTGAAATAATCAACATTAGTTCACTAACAAGGATGATTAGCATAATAAATTAATCACAGATGTCTCTCCTTTTTGTCATCAGAAATTGGCTCAGATAGTACAaagttaaataaatatgaaatttatAGAATTGAGCATATGCAAACACTTTGATACAAGGTGGATCTACAAAAGTGTAAATAGATATCTCTCTTTTGTTCATAATCTAATtcaaataacaacaataataacaacaaccaagccttatacTATTATCCCCTGCTATATcaccatttatatttaaataaattttatcttatcctattattattaattaagtctttttttaaattttcttcctcatttgatgtgCACATTTGTCTTAATTTTATATGATCTATCTAAAATATTTATTGGTTGTCTAACCATAAGTTCGTACATTTTAAACGTATCTCTTAGAATTTTCCCTCAATTGATGTAATTCCGACTTTCtttctaatattttcatttcttattcttattctgtcGACCCATGTATATCCTTACAACCAATCTAACTTAAATAAGCAAACTAAAATCAAGAACAAAATATATACACATATACAAACAGATTTTCAGATAATTTAATCTACATTAATAAACATACTGTTTCAAATTTCTGCAAATTTTGCTAGAGCACATTAACTACAAGCTACAAGTTGAACTCTAGATTCTGAGTAAATTAAATCAAGAACAAGGAAGTTGAAATCACCAGATCTTCAATATATGTTTTCCTAACAATTTGCTTATTATATATATCTTCCTTGAGATCCTGAGAAGAACAATGTATTTCAGAGAACAAAATGAGCAAAAAACAGGATTTGACAATTTCAAACAATATCTGACAAGAACAAAGCTAAACcagcaaaaaccactttttttaattaaaaaaagaaactAGTTCAGCAAAAGGGAAAGAGAGAGAGAACGAAATGAGCAAAAACTCAACCAAATCAACTTTCAAACAAGATCCAACGCGAAGAACGAATCAAAAACTGGGTTTTCATCAGAAAGGGGCATCTCCCGGAAAGCCAAAGATTGAAACAGAACAATGATGAAGGAATTGAATCTCAGAGACCAAACCTTGAGGGGGAACCGATCGGGATGAGATCTGCGAGCCTCGGGGGAACgaaaaaggagggccagccaccAAATTAAGGCAGCAAAACACTCCAAACCAGATGCGATCGAGATTGATTCCATGCCGATCGTCTCTtcgattatttatttatttatttgtgaaTTTCGCTcccaaaaaaatatataaaataaataaatggcaTTTTTGATGCTAGACGAGATCCATCGCCAGCCTGTGTCGGCCATTGCTGCCCCCAAGATGGTTGAGTTGTCAGGGCGGGACAGAATTATTATTATATACACTAAAAGTTCAAATTTTGGCAAAGCATAGGAACTTCTTTACTTATTAGTAACTATATTTTTCCAATTTATCTCCTCACATATAGTCGTAAGATTAATCATATGGGGCCGCTAGATGACAGATTCCACTCCTAGGATTTGTAACTCTGAATACAGCTAACCATGATTAAAAACGGGATTCTTCAAAAGAAGTCTTACGTGAGACAATGATTGACCATGACTTTTATTGATTgttgatacggtgcataaaggtGGGGCACGATAAAGTCAaacagtcaatagtcaaggggaTATGACAGTCAAGGACAATCAATAGTTaaggggatgtgacagtcaaCCGTCAAGAGAAAGAGAGAGTTAGACCGCCTCACATCATCAGCCGCATAATTCCTAGTCGGGCATAGGCAGGGCAGATCCCGCAGATCTGAGACATAAGATGGAACTTGTACTAGTTCCTGACCTGTCCCCGACTGATCGGGCTTCCCCAGCTCGGCCCGTGTAACCAGGTCTGGTACTTTCACCAAGATAACTCTCGGTAAGCCCTTTAGCGATCAAGGAGTGAAAGATGGGTTCCTCGCCATAGCTCGCCCTCCTTATCAAGACTTAAGTCGGGTGGTACATCTGACGGTCATCCCGAGCTATCTATAGCTAAACTCAACTGGGACAGAAAGCGTCAAGCGACAACAATGTCAGGAAATCATAACCTCTTGTCAAGGAGTAACTGTCATACGTTAAGGAATATTCCAGTGGTATGCTATCACCTGCGAATGGACTTCCACCAATAAGAGGTCACCGTACATCCTCTCTCACCAGACAGGCCTTGATgcctgacattctctgacaataTGCAAGCTCTGAAGGTACGCagcgtcatataaaaagggaggtcattTTCCTTAGCTAGGTATGCGTACATTCGCACTCgtcttctacagttcttttttccttcgtacactgttcttctgggaaaaaagtacctgacttgagcatcggaggacctgCGCtaaggactttttccctggtttctagtTTCTAATGCTCCGTCTGtttgtctgagtgtgcgtagaGCCTAAGTACCGTCAGTTTTATCACCATTGTCCCTGAGTTCCACGTGGGGGTCCATTTTTTCGGAGCGCATATGCTAGGTGTGTCAAAGTCACCTCTTCGTCAACACAAGCACCATCTCAGCCGACCtttatctgactcagattccggatatGATcgatttggcaccgtctgtgggaatctcctTTATCTGTTCTAGAGCGTGACGATGGAGGACACTGGCAAGATCAACGTCACCATGACAGCCGGAGAGTACGAACTGttcaaggaagccaagaagcaagcGGCTTCTAAAAGGCACACCACCGCTTCACAACCACACAAGATGCTTGTAGTTTCAAAAGACCAGACCCACGCTTCAAACAGGGGGTCTAAGAGGAAATATCCCGAGGATTTCCCCTAAGCTTTTTACCACGACCCCTGCCCGGAGTATTATAACAAGAAAGAGCAACGCCAGGCCTCCATAGTCGAGAGTTCCCCACCCAGAGATTCGAAGAAGGGGAAGACCACAATTGTCAAGGAGGAGCCGAAGGAGTTGCCCGAGGAGTTGTAAGTGTCCTTCTCTTTGAGGGTGCTCCAGGAAAAACTTCCGAAGGGGTATAAGCCCCCAACCATCGGAGAATATGATGATAGCAAAGATCCAGAAGATCACCTTCATAAATTTCGGAATGCTGCGTTGTTACATCAGTACAGCGATGTCATCAAGTACCGGGTGTTTTTAAACACTCTGTCCGACTCGACCCAAAAGTGGTTCAATGAATTATCGGTCGGATCCATCACCTACTTTCAGGATTTCAAGAATGCTTTCCTGCGTCCTTTCGCTAGTAGAAAGAAATATCAGAAGACTAACCATTTCCTATTCACCCTCAAACAGGGTCCTGTAGAGCCCCTGAGGGCCTACATAAAATGCTTTAACTAGGTAGCCCAGGATGTCCCATCCGCTACCTTAGAAatcttgatgagcgccttctctcatggTCTAGtggaaggagagttcttccgagTACTCATTCGAGAGTTTGTGAAAAATTTTGATGAGATGTTGGGGGAAGGTCACAAGCTACATTAATAAAGAAGAAGCCTAGGTTGCCCGGAGGAAAGCAGACAAGACGCCTGCTCCTGCCAACAAGTCTGAGAGAAGGCCGCCCCAACCTCCAGCTCGATCCTTTCCCCACTCTAAGGATGTCCGACTAGGATTTCCGCCCAGTCAGGAATCCAGGGTGGCGCAACTAGTTGAAGTTGTCCAAGCCCCCAGATCCTGGTCGGTGGGGGCCTCGTTATTACACTTACCATAGGTCTCACACCCATTCTATAAGAGATTGTGTCCAATTCACTTGAGATTCTCAGCAGACAGCCGAGCTAGGCCTGCCTCTACCCGAGATCACGCCCAAGCTTCAGAAACTACTGGCCATCTCGCCCACTACAGCAGGGcaatcaagtaaatccttgtcCGAGAGCAGAGGTCAGGGAACTCAGCAGCCAGGTCGGGGCAAGGAGCCAATGGAATCCCTTGAGGAAGAGAATAGGGAGAATATCGCCATTTGGGAGATCGGCATGATCTCTGGAGAGCCCACTGATGGAGACTCCACCAGAGCCCGAAAATTCCATGAGTGCCGCTTAGAGATACACATGGTAGGGTGCAGCCGAAACAAGCTGCAGGGCTCGTAATCAGCTTCGGGCGGCAAGACCTGGAGGGAGTGGagctccctcatgatgatgctctcaTAATCAAAGATGTCATCGCCAACAGCCACGTGGCCAGGGTTTTCGTTGACACTGGAAGCTTTGTCAATGTGTTATTTAAAAATATGTTCGAGGGCATGCAGATCGACGCCAGTGAGCTCCAACCCATAGCCACCTCCTTGTACCGGTTTATAGGCAATGAAGTATAACTAATGGGTCAAATTAAGCTAGCCATATCTTTGGGTAGTGAACCATTGGTGAGTACatggaggagcaccttcatcATAGTGGATTCTCCATCCTCCTACAACATCATCTTAGGGAGACCTTCCCTCCACGAATTCTGAGCGACAGTCTCCACCTGTCATTAGAAGATAAAATTTCCTGTGGGAGACCAAGTCGGGGAGGTCAAAGGTGAACAGCTGGTCTCCCGCAAGTGTTATGTCAACATGGTGAAGGTCGAGACCCTCAAAGCTCAAAGAACCCAGGATGGAGGAATCCACATCATCCAAGAGGAGCTTCTACCTATAACCGAAGAACTCATTCCCTGGGGTTAGGTCCAGCTCTATCCTGATCGTCCGGAGAGCATCACTCACATATCAAGCAACCTGTCGATCGAAATTAAGACGGATCTGGTAGAATGTCTGAAGCGCAATAGGGGCGTCTTCGCCTGGTCCCCCAAGGAGCTACCAGGAGTCAAGCCCGCAGTAGTTGAGCACAAGCTGCGCCTCCTACCTAATTCCAGGTCAATCAAGTAGAAGAAGCGAAACTTCTCGGCAgaacaaaataagatcatccgagtTGAAGTTAATCAGCTCTTAAAAGTAGGACATGTTAGAGAGATATAATTCCCGCCCTGGCTCTCTAACGTGGCCCTAATGTCCAAGCCTAATAATAAGTGGAGAATATGCATCGACTTTTGGGACCTCAATCAGGCCAA includes these proteins:
- the LOC122052207 gene encoding dentin sialophosphoprotein-like; translated protein: MFQQSSSRNSQNRESKVKRGIQIALLLGAAVWLINHFSKNEQTETPQISFDPEEDVDFGRKGKAGSENVVIVDGHKPDLDETAEDISNTGHTEVEEQFNIKEESNDLSDSNEDVASERTKDKENALELSGESDNASSMDQNEGRNEEDKSDNGSELVSLDGAKEDTIQASNSEEERISSSEDQSDGGVNADKVEKETIKLNEEVKLETEGGGEVSSEVEKEAIDSQEDVKLEAETSSENDSEVEKETTDIHGSENNSEVEKEAIDTHGAAKLETEGSNEIISEVEKETVEILGETKLETDGGSENGSEVEKEAIDSRGGVQPETEGSSENSSEDTTTIASSGDGSVSLPKEENGVLTDNEFIDAVKSLDEHSSDAAKNDVEETLESKGNSISEDQSAGNESGNSSNNNGNLENPGANYNAEEEKINSKYNQDAHESKGDSTSEDHNAGTESGNSSNNNENLETVVERDNFSEEKNTGSSIFQDTTEPKPKGEAISEFGNDNTWTARNDNPESSSQGGKEIE